One part of the Haliaeetus albicilla chromosome 9, bHalAlb1.1, whole genome shotgun sequence genome encodes these proteins:
- the RAD51C gene encoding DNA repair protein RAD51 homolog 3 isoform X3, translating to MQREVGSLPLAPALRAKLVAAGFQTAQELLETGPCGLSKELGISKEEALEALQVVRQECHGDAARTAGGSGTTRKCTALELLEEEQAQGFIITFCSALDNILGGGVQLTKITEICGTPGVGKTQLCMQLAVDVQIPECFGGVAGEAVFIDTEGSFMVDRVVDIATACVQHCQLIAEAHQEEDHLKALETFSLESILSHIYYFRCRDYIELLAQVYLLPDFLSEHSKVRLVVVDGIAFPFRHDFEDLSLRTRLLNGLAQQLIIIAHDHKSASHGFRDVQPPAVTQNAEDTEMNPRKRPRREEEK from the exons aTGCAGCGGGAGGTGGGCAGCCTCCCGCTGGCCCCCGCTCTGAGGGCTAAGCTCGTCGCCGCCGGTTTCCAGACGGcgcaggagctgctggagaccGGCCCCTGCGGGCTCAGCAAAG AACTTGGAATCTCCAAAGAAGAGGCACTGGAAGCATTACAGGTTGTGAGGCAGGAATGTCACGGAGATGCAGCAAGGACTGCTGGGGGATCAGGCACCACCAGAAAGTGCACGGCACTGGAACTTCTGGAAGAAGAGCAAGCCCAGGGCTTCATCATCACCTTTTGTTCAGCGCTAGACAATATTCTGGGAGGTGGTGTGCAATTAACAAAAATCACTGAGATCTGTGGAACGCCTGGTGTTGGGAAAACACAGctatg TATGCAGTTGGCAGTAGACGTACAGATCCCAGAATGCTTTGGGGGTGTAGCTGGAGAAGCCGTGTTCATCGATACTGAAGGAAGTTTTATGGTAGACAGAGTAGTGGATATTGCAACTGCCTGTGTGCAGCATTGCCAGCTTATTGCTGAAGCTCATCAAGAGGAAG ATCATCTAAAAGCTTTGGAGACTTTCTCTCTTGAAAGTATCCTTTCTCACATATACTACTTCCGTTGCCGTGACTACATAGAGCTTCTTGCACAGGTCTACCTCCTCCCAGACTTTCTTTCAGAGCATTCAAAG GTCCGACTGGTGGTAGTTGATGGCATTGCATTTCCTTTTCGCCATGACTTTGAGGACCTCTCACTTCGAACAAGGCTTTTGAATGGTCTGGCACAACAGCTGATCATCATAGCACATGATCATAAATCAGCG TCTCATGGCTTCCGAGATGTGCAGCCTCCAGCTGTCACTCAAAATGCAGAAGATACTGAAATGAACCCTCGCAAACGGCCAcggagagaagaggaaaagtaa
- the RAD51C gene encoding DNA repair protein RAD51 homolog 3 isoform X4 has protein sequence MQREVGSLPLAPALRAKLVAAGFQTAQELLETGPCGLSKELGISKEEALEALQVVRQECHGDAARTAGGSGTTRKCTALELLEEEQAQGFIITFCSALDNILGGGVQLTKITEICGTPGVGKTQLCMQLAVDVQIPECFGGVAGEAVFIDTEGSFMVDRVVDIATACVQHCQLIAEAHQEEDHLKALETFSLESILSHIYYFRCRDYIELLAQVYLLPDFLSEHSKVRLVVVDGIAFPFRHDFEDLSLRTRLLNGLAQQLIIIAHDHKSAVVLTNQMTTRIGQNQSTLVPALGESWGHAATVRLIFHWDNSQRLATLYKSPSQKESTIPYHITVSISFGMEIERWEQIVSFSWLPRCAASSCHSKCRRY, from the exons aTGCAGCGGGAGGTGGGCAGCCTCCCGCTGGCCCCCGCTCTGAGGGCTAAGCTCGTCGCCGCCGGTTTCCAGACGGcgcaggagctgctggagaccGGCCCCTGCGGGCTCAGCAAAG AACTTGGAATCTCCAAAGAAGAGGCACTGGAAGCATTACAGGTTGTGAGGCAGGAATGTCACGGAGATGCAGCAAGGACTGCTGGGGGATCAGGCACCACCAGAAAGTGCACGGCACTGGAACTTCTGGAAGAAGAGCAAGCCCAGGGCTTCATCATCACCTTTTGTTCAGCGCTAGACAATATTCTGGGAGGTGGTGTGCAATTAACAAAAATCACTGAGATCTGTGGAACGCCTGGTGTTGGGAAAACACAGctatg TATGCAGTTGGCAGTAGACGTACAGATCCCAGAATGCTTTGGGGGTGTAGCTGGAGAAGCCGTGTTCATCGATACTGAAGGAAGTTTTATGGTAGACAGAGTAGTGGATATTGCAACTGCCTGTGTGCAGCATTGCCAGCTTATTGCTGAAGCTCATCAAGAGGAAG ATCATCTAAAAGCTTTGGAGACTTTCTCTCTTGAAAGTATCCTTTCTCACATATACTACTTCCGTTGCCGTGACTACATAGAGCTTCTTGCACAGGTCTACCTCCTCCCAGACTTTCTTTCAGAGCATTCAAAG GTCCGACTGGTGGTAGTTGATGGCATTGCATTTCCTTTTCGCCATGACTTTGAGGACCTCTCACTTCGAACAAGGCTTTTGAATGGTCTGGCACAACAGCTGATCATCATAGCACATGATCATAAATCAGCG GTAGTTCTGACAAACCAAATGACAACAAGGATTGGACAAAACCAGTCCACATTGGTACCTGCTTTAG GAGAAAGCTGGGGACATGCTGCTACTGTCCGTTTAATCTTTCACTGGGACAACAGTCAGAG GTTGGCGACGTTGTACAAATCACCAAGTCAGAAGGAGTCAACCATACCGTATCACATTACAGTTAGTATTTCTTTTGGGATGGAGATAGAGAGATGGGAGCAAATTGTTAGCT TCTCATGGCTTCCGAGATGTGCAGCCTCCAGCTGTCACTCAAAATGCAGAAGATACTGA
- the RAD51C gene encoding DNA repair protein RAD51 homolog 3 isoform X1, which translates to MQREVGSLPLAPALRAKLVAAGFQTAQELLETGPCGLSKELGISKEEALEALQVVRQECHGDAARTAGGSGTTRKCTALELLEEEQAQGFIITFCSALDNILGGGVQLTKITEICGTPGVGKTQLCMQLAVDVQIPECFGGVAGEAVFIDTEGSFMVDRVVDIATACVQHCQLIAEAHQEEDHLKALETFSLESILSHIYYFRCRDYIELLAQVYLLPDFLSEHSKVRLVVVDGIAFPFRHDFEDLSLRTRLLNGLAQQLIIIAHDHKSAVVLTNQMTTRIGQNQSTLVPALGESWGHAATVRLIFHWDNSQRLATLYKSPSQKESTIPYHITSHGFRDVQPPAVTQNAEDTEMNPRKRPRREEEK; encoded by the exons aTGCAGCGGGAGGTGGGCAGCCTCCCGCTGGCCCCCGCTCTGAGGGCTAAGCTCGTCGCCGCCGGTTTCCAGACGGcgcaggagctgctggagaccGGCCCCTGCGGGCTCAGCAAAG AACTTGGAATCTCCAAAGAAGAGGCACTGGAAGCATTACAGGTTGTGAGGCAGGAATGTCACGGAGATGCAGCAAGGACTGCTGGGGGATCAGGCACCACCAGAAAGTGCACGGCACTGGAACTTCTGGAAGAAGAGCAAGCCCAGGGCTTCATCATCACCTTTTGTTCAGCGCTAGACAATATTCTGGGAGGTGGTGTGCAATTAACAAAAATCACTGAGATCTGTGGAACGCCTGGTGTTGGGAAAACACAGctatg TATGCAGTTGGCAGTAGACGTACAGATCCCAGAATGCTTTGGGGGTGTAGCTGGAGAAGCCGTGTTCATCGATACTGAAGGAAGTTTTATGGTAGACAGAGTAGTGGATATTGCAACTGCCTGTGTGCAGCATTGCCAGCTTATTGCTGAAGCTCATCAAGAGGAAG ATCATCTAAAAGCTTTGGAGACTTTCTCTCTTGAAAGTATCCTTTCTCACATATACTACTTCCGTTGCCGTGACTACATAGAGCTTCTTGCACAGGTCTACCTCCTCCCAGACTTTCTTTCAGAGCATTCAAAG GTCCGACTGGTGGTAGTTGATGGCATTGCATTTCCTTTTCGCCATGACTTTGAGGACCTCTCACTTCGAACAAGGCTTTTGAATGGTCTGGCACAACAGCTGATCATCATAGCACATGATCATAAATCAGCG GTAGTTCTGACAAACCAAATGACAACAAGGATTGGACAAAACCAGTCCACATTGGTACCTGCTTTAG GAGAAAGCTGGGGACATGCTGCTACTGTCCGTTTAATCTTTCACTGGGACAACAGTCAGAG GTTGGCGACGTTGTACAAATCACCAAGTCAGAAGGAGTCAACCATACCGTATCACATTACA TCTCATGGCTTCCGAGATGTGCAGCCTCCAGCTGTCACTCAAAATGCAGAAGATACTGAAATGAACCCTCGCAAACGGCCAcggagagaagaggaaaagtaa
- the RAD51C gene encoding DNA repair protein RAD51 homolog 3 isoform X2 has translation MQREVGSLPLAPALRAKLVAAGFQTAQELLETGPCGLSKELGISKEEALEALQVVRQECHGDAARTAGGSGTTRKCTALELLEEEQAQGFIITFCSALDNILGGGVQLTKITEICGTPGVGKTQLCMQLAVDVQIPECFGGVAGEAVFIDTEGSFMVDRVVDIATACVQHCQLIAEAHQEEDHLKALETFSLESILSHIYYFRCRDYIELLAQVYLLPDFLSEHSKVRLVVVDGIAFPFRHDFEDLSLRTRLLNGLAQQLIIIAHDHKSAVVLTNQMTTRIGQNQSTLVPALGESWGHAATVRLIFHWDNSQSLMASEMCSLQLSLKMQKILK, from the exons aTGCAGCGGGAGGTGGGCAGCCTCCCGCTGGCCCCCGCTCTGAGGGCTAAGCTCGTCGCCGCCGGTTTCCAGACGGcgcaggagctgctggagaccGGCCCCTGCGGGCTCAGCAAAG AACTTGGAATCTCCAAAGAAGAGGCACTGGAAGCATTACAGGTTGTGAGGCAGGAATGTCACGGAGATGCAGCAAGGACTGCTGGGGGATCAGGCACCACCAGAAAGTGCACGGCACTGGAACTTCTGGAAGAAGAGCAAGCCCAGGGCTTCATCATCACCTTTTGTTCAGCGCTAGACAATATTCTGGGAGGTGGTGTGCAATTAACAAAAATCACTGAGATCTGTGGAACGCCTGGTGTTGGGAAAACACAGctatg TATGCAGTTGGCAGTAGACGTACAGATCCCAGAATGCTTTGGGGGTGTAGCTGGAGAAGCCGTGTTCATCGATACTGAAGGAAGTTTTATGGTAGACAGAGTAGTGGATATTGCAACTGCCTGTGTGCAGCATTGCCAGCTTATTGCTGAAGCTCATCAAGAGGAAG ATCATCTAAAAGCTTTGGAGACTTTCTCTCTTGAAAGTATCCTTTCTCACATATACTACTTCCGTTGCCGTGACTACATAGAGCTTCTTGCACAGGTCTACCTCCTCCCAGACTTTCTTTCAGAGCATTCAAAG GTCCGACTGGTGGTAGTTGATGGCATTGCATTTCCTTTTCGCCATGACTTTGAGGACCTCTCACTTCGAACAAGGCTTTTGAATGGTCTGGCACAACAGCTGATCATCATAGCACATGATCATAAATCAGCG GTAGTTCTGACAAACCAAATGACAACAAGGATTGGACAAAACCAGTCCACATTGGTACCTGCTTTAG GAGAAAGCTGGGGACATGCTGCTACTGTCCGTTTAATCTTTCACTGGGACAACAGTCAGAG TCTCATGGCTTCCGAGATGTGCAGCCTCCAGCTGTCACTCAAAATGCAGAAGATACTGAAATGA